A DNA window from Acidimicrobiales bacterium contains the following coding sequences:
- a CDS encoding ATP-binding protein: MSVRIRLTLVAVLVTAPVLALAAYALGWVLSDSLLDEVDTTIFNRAFDVADGIDLSDELSNASFPGDEETFVGVIEFGDAPVLEIHNDVSPDPNEILDALSDPTGAILVGEPVDASLDSLSLVVGADNMRLVAADLQTGDELVVVARTLDGLDRTTSRVDRLAFGSVPVLSGLAGLLAWVLAGRALKPVERMRSQVADIAESDLDRRVAVPETRDEVARLGRTMNSMLDRLSAARQRERRFSADVAHELRSPLSVMAAQLDVDNAHLGVADWQATAAVLTNETDRMRRMVDDLLALARLDAVPADRPSSPVVDLDDVVFDAAAAVSTRGVMVDVGSVAPAIVRGERDQLLRCVENLLANAVRHHDAAISCSLAEADGVVRLVVEDDGPGVPVAQRQAVFERFVRLDEARSREAGGAGLGLALVRELVEAHGGAVWVDESSLGGARFVIELPTAG; encoded by the coding sequence GTGTCCGTGAGGATCCGCCTGACGCTGGTCGCGGTCCTCGTCACTGCACCAGTCTTGGCGCTGGCCGCTTACGCCCTGGGGTGGGTTTTGTCCGACAGCTTGCTCGACGAGGTGGATACCACGATCTTCAACCGGGCCTTCGACGTCGCCGACGGCATCGACCTGTCCGACGAGTTGTCCAACGCATCGTTCCCGGGCGACGAGGAGACCTTCGTGGGGGTTATCGAGTTCGGTGACGCCCCGGTCCTGGAGATCCACAACGATGTTTCACCCGACCCGAACGAGATCCTCGACGCCCTGTCGGATCCGACCGGAGCGATTCTTGTCGGGGAGCCCGTAGACGCCAGCCTCGACTCTTTGTCGCTGGTCGTCGGCGCAGACAACATGCGTCTGGTCGCCGCAGATCTCCAGACCGGAGACGAACTGGTTGTCGTGGCGAGAACACTCGACGGCCTCGACCGCACGACGTCGCGGGTCGATCGTCTGGCTTTCGGGTCCGTTCCGGTGCTGTCAGGCCTTGCGGGGCTCCTGGCATGGGTGTTGGCTGGGCGAGCCTTGAAACCGGTCGAGCGCATGCGGTCGCAGGTCGCCGATATCGCAGAGTCTGACCTCGACCGCCGCGTGGCGGTTCCCGAGACGCGCGACGAGGTCGCTCGCCTGGGTCGCACGATGAACTCGATGCTCGACCGACTGAGCGCCGCGCGCCAGCGGGAGCGTCGGTTCTCTGCCGATGTCGCCCACGAACTGCGCAGCCCGCTGTCGGTCATGGCTGCCCAACTCGACGTCGACAATGCCCACCTGGGCGTGGCCGACTGGCAAGCCACAGCAGCAGTGCTGACAAACGAGACCGACCGAATGAGGCGCATGGTCGACGACCTATTGGCGCTGGCGCGGCTCGACGCCGTCCCAGCCGACCGGCCGTCGTCGCCGGTGGTCGATCTCGACGACGTCGTCTTCGACGCCGCGGCGGCTGTGTCGACCCGGGGGGTCATGGTCGATGTCGGGTCGGTCGCGCCGGCCATCGTTCGCGGCGAAAGAGATCAGCTTCTGCGCTGTGTCGAGAACCTGTTGGCGAACGCTGTGCGCCACCACGACGCCGCCATCTCGTGCTCGCTCGCCGAGGCCGACGGGGTCGTACGGCTGGTCGTCGAAGACGATGGTCCGGGTGTGCCCGTTGCACAGCGGCAAGCCGTCTTCGAGAGATTCGTTCGGCTCGACGAGGCCAGGTCTCGAGAAGCCGGAGGGGCTGGGCTTGGCTTGGCGTTGGTACGCGAACTGGTCGAGGCCCACGGAGGCGCCGTGTGGGTCGACGAGTCGAGTCTTGGCGGCGCCCGGTTTGTGATCGAACTGCCGACGGCTGGCTGA
- a CDS encoding phytanoyl-CoA dioxygenase family protein → MDVPRLHMTDLSDDSGVDALAAALQAAGCVVIEAAASADTMDHIAAELAEYEHLGSIGASNFEGHHTRRVGSPLPRSKTFRSIALHPAVMAAGDLVLGHATSWRFSAAEYIQIGPGESPQRLHRDAWKYDRVDFGFEVELNAMWAVSDFTEANGATRVVPGSHLAGNDERYSTDDTVPAEMAKGSLMIYTGTLYHGGGPNNSDQWRCGLSLQHAVGWLTQSTNQFLECPPAQVTDWPDELLRFIGYAKTGNGLGYWRDSEDPLKAVHPDRDFERGWATVRPD, encoded by the coding sequence ATGGATGTTCCCCGGCTGCACATGACCGACCTGTCCGACGACTCCGGGGTCGATGCGCTGGCCGCGGCACTGCAGGCCGCAGGTTGCGTGGTCATAGAGGCCGCAGCGTCGGCCGACACCATGGACCACATCGCCGCCGAGCTCGCCGAGTACGAACACCTGGGCTCGATCGGTGCCAGCAACTTCGAGGGACACCACACCAGGCGCGTCGGCTCACCTCTCCCCCGGTCGAAGACGTTTCGTTCGATCGCCTTGCACCCGGCGGTGATGGCAGCGGGAGACCTGGTGTTGGGCCACGCCACGTCGTGGAGGTTCTCTGCCGCCGAATACATCCAGATCGGCCCGGGCGAATCTCCCCAGCGCCTGCACAGGGATGCATGGAAGTACGACCGGGTCGACTTCGGCTTCGAGGTAGAGCTGAACGCCATGTGGGCCGTGTCCGACTTCACCGAGGCCAACGGCGCCACCCGCGTAGTGCCAGGAAGCCACCTGGCAGGCAACGACGAGCGCTACTCGACCGACGACACCGTGCCCGCCGAGATGGCAAAGGGTTCGCTGATGATCTACACGGGCACGCTGTATCACGGCGGAGGACCCAACAACTCCGACCAGTGGCGTTGTGGGCTGTCGTTGCAGCACGCCGTTGGGTGGTTGACACAATCGACCAACCAGTTCCTCGAATGCCCACCCGCCCAGGTGACCGACTGGCCAGACGAACTGCTCCGATTCATCGGGTACGCCAAGACCGGCAACGGGCTCGGCTACTGGCGAGACAGCGAAGACCCACTGAAGGCGGTGCACCCGGACCGCGACTTCGAACGAGGTTGGGCCACGGTTCGCCCCGACTGA
- a CDS encoding LLM class flavin-dependent oxidoreductase codes for MGEPLRAEAGVTEYGVLSFADLLADPVGGHKPTQVERLRGVVDAAAAAEQAGFFFFGVGEHHFADYILSSPEMVLAAAASVTSHIRLGTSVTLLANSDPVRRAEQLATLDVLSAGRAEVTFARGVSERTAHAFGISDFDALRPRFEEYLRLLLRLFTEDQVTWAGNYRTPLDAVRLEPRPVQEPHDMIWIGGGLSNTSADLAASLDLPLFLPSLFRWPSDYVEIVERYRQKRVEARHSGPAEVGFPSYVHVAQTSQLARKRWRPYLENYRDFALSLRRSFGRPTGFDDLIEGPAICGSPAEVAERIRGIDDELGLSRHIFLFDGGGVPPHILAEQMELMATEVLPALSRP; via the coding sequence GTGGGAGAACCTCTGAGAGCCGAGGCTGGAGTGACCGAATACGGCGTCTTGTCGTTTGCAGATCTGCTCGCGGATCCGGTCGGTGGGCACAAGCCAACCCAGGTCGAACGCCTGCGCGGCGTGGTCGACGCCGCGGCAGCCGCCGAGCAGGCGGGCTTCTTCTTCTTCGGCGTAGGCGAGCACCATTTCGCCGATTACATCTTGTCCTCGCCCGAGATGGTGCTGGCCGCAGCGGCGTCTGTCACCAGCCACATCAGGTTGGGCACTTCGGTGACCCTGCTGGCCAACTCCGATCCGGTCCGCCGGGCCGAGCAGCTGGCAACCCTCGACGTCTTGTCGGCCGGCAGGGCCGAGGTCACGTTCGCCCGCGGTGTGTCTGAGCGCACGGCGCACGCCTTCGGCATCTCCGATTTCGACGCTCTGAGGCCACGCTTCGAGGAGTACCTGCGCCTGCTGCTGCGACTGTTCACCGAGGACCAGGTGACATGGGCCGGCAACTACCGCACCCCGCTCGACGCGGTTCGTCTGGAACCTCGACCGGTTCAAGAACCCCACGACATGATCTGGATCGGTGGCGGATTGTCCAACACCTCGGCCGATCTGGCGGCCTCGCTCGATCTGCCCCTGTTCCTGCCCAGCTTGTTTCGTTGGCCGTCCGACTATGTCGAAATCGTCGAGCGTTACCGGCAAAAGCGCGTCGAGGCTCGACACAGCGGGCCTGCCGAGGTCGGGTTTCCGAGCTATGTGCACGTCGCCCAGACCAGCCAGCTGGCCCGCAAACGCTGGCGTCCGTACCTCGAGAACTATCGCGATTTCGCGCTGTCGCTGCGGCGTTCGTTTGGTCGCCCCACCGGCTTCGACGATCTCATCGAAGGCCCAGCCATCTGTGGCAGCCCGGCCGAGGTCGCGGAACGCATCCGCGGCATCGACGACGAGCTGGGCCTCAGCAGGCACATCTTCTTGTTCGACGGCGGCGGGGTGCCGCCACACATCCTCGCCGAACAGATGGAGTTGATGGCCACCGAAGTGCTTCCGGCGTTGTCTCGCCCATGA
- a CDS encoding response regulator transcription factor, with protein sequence MRLLVVEDESGIAEALRRGFNADGFVVDLAFDGPSGLELALTNDYAVIVLDLMLPAMSGYEVCSTLRRQGVHTPILMLTAKDGEYDELEGLESGADDYVKKPFRYPILLSRVRALIRRSAIVASAGDVLEVGDLRFHCGARRVFRGDTEIELSPRAMAVLEYLMWQRDLVVPKSQIVDQVWGPEFAGDPNIVEVYVSRIRAAIDTAFDRSSLETVRGVGYRLCDDSRGRG encoded by the coding sequence ATGCGGCTGCTGGTGGTCGAGGACGAATCCGGTATCGCAGAGGCACTTCGCCGCGGCTTCAACGCCGATGGTTTCGTCGTCGACCTGGCATTCGACGGTCCAAGTGGCCTCGAGCTGGCGCTTACGAACGACTACGCGGTGATCGTGCTCGACCTGATGCTGCCGGCCATGAGTGGCTACGAGGTCTGCTCGACCCTGCGACGACAGGGCGTTCACACGCCGATCTTGATGCTCACCGCCAAGGACGGCGAGTACGACGAACTGGAAGGCCTCGAGAGCGGCGCCGACGACTACGTGAAGAAGCCGTTTCGCTATCCGATTCTGCTTTCCAGGGTCAGGGCCTTGATTCGTCGTTCTGCAATCGTTGCTTCGGCTGGCGATGTACTAGAGGTCGGCGACCTTCGATTCCATTGCGGTGCCAGGCGGGTGTTCAGGGGTGATACCGAGATCGAGTTGTCGCCGAGGGCGATGGCTGTGCTCGAGTATCTGATGTGGCAACGAGACCTGGTCGTGCCGAAGTCCCAGATCGTCGATCAGGTGTGGGGGCCCGAGTTCGCGGGCGATCCGAACATCGTCGAGGTGTATGTCTCGCGAATTCGCGCGGCGATCGACACCGCATTCGACCGGTCGTCGCTCGAGACGGTTCGTGGAGTCGGCTATCGCCTCTGCGATGATTCCAGAGGTCGGGGCTGA
- a CDS encoding serine protease translates to MSKTIHTRQMRCHRQSVSAGFLAILMLALAGPGFVRAWAEPAGAIVQGQEISIDSVPWQVSLQDDEGHFCGGSIVAADKIVTAAHCVEGLTAGDLTVVAGVDRVEGRDGQRVPVSAIAAHPDSQRTELGDIAVLTLGTDLRFGNSVAAIELGDGADLARASTAYVSGWGATSEWDEAEPSVLRGAEIPIVPDAVCERQVGAEGALEVCAGGTGADSCYGDSGGPLVVQTDDGPRLVGIVSWGEECGGASPGVYTEVAAFADFVNDGQAQPIDAPDSGSDEWGHEDDWDYEDDWGDEDEWGFEDEWGFEDEWGFEDEWGFEDEWGFEDEWGFEDEWDHECGWEGW, encoded by the coding sequence ATGTCGAAGACCATCCATACCAGGCAGATGCGATGCCATCGCCAATCGGTCAGCGCCGGCTTCTTGGCCATATTGATGCTGGCCCTCGCCGGGCCCGGGTTCGTTCGAGCCTGGGCCGAGCCCGCTGGCGCGATCGTGCAGGGGCAGGAGATTTCCATCGACAGCGTGCCCTGGCAGGTGTCGCTGCAAGATGACGAGGGCCACTTCTGCGGCGGTTCGATCGTTGCCGCCGACAAGATCGTGACCGCAGCCCATTGTGTCGAGGGCCTCACCGCCGGTGACCTCACCGTCGTAGCTGGTGTCGACCGTGTCGAGGGCCGCGATGGGCAGCGGGTTCCGGTGTCGGCGATTGCAGCTCATCCCGACTCCCAACGCACCGAACTGGGCGATATAGCCGTGTTGACCTTGGGCACCGATCTGCGGTTCGGCAATTCTGTGGCAGCGATCGAGCTGGGCGACGGCGCGGATCTGGCCCGAGCATCCACCGCCTACGTGAGCGGCTGGGGAGCGACGTCGGAGTGGGACGAGGCCGAGCCGTCGGTCTTGCGGGGCGCAGAGATACCGATCGTCCCAGATGCGGTCTGTGAGCGACAGGTCGGTGCTGAGGGTGCACTCGAGGTGTGCGCCGGAGGTACTGGTGCCGACTCGTGTTATGGCGACTCCGGAGGTCCTCTGGTCGTTCAGACCGACGACGGGCCACGGCTGGTAGGCATCGTCAGCTGGGGAGAGGAATGCGGCGGCGCCAGCCCGGGTGTCTACACCGAGGTGGCCGCGTTCGCCGACTTCGTGAACGACGGGCAGGCCCAGCCGATCGACGCGCCCGATTCAGGCTCGGACGAGTGGGGTCATGAGGACGACTGGGACTACGAGGATGACTGGGGTGACGAGGACGAGTGGGGCTTCGAGGACGAGTGGGGCTTCGAGGACGAGTGGGGCTTCGAGGACGAGTGGGGCTTCGAGGACGAGTGGGGCTTCGAGGACGAGTGGGGCTTCGAGGACGAATGGGATCATGAGTGTGGCTGGGAGGGCTGGTGA
- a CDS encoding PhoH family protein, with product MTQSRRTYVLDTSVLLADPTALQRFAEHHVVLPLVVLTELEGKRHHPDLGWAARRTLRALEELRVEHGSLLEHLPVNEQGGTLRVELNHTDTGALPAAFRVDSNDHRILSVANHLSRVDGESVVLVSKDLPLRLKAGVVGIEAVEYREAEVDDDHWTGYVDLVVDSDTIDELYDVGSVDLDQARDLPCNAGLVLANGSQSALGRVRDDKRVHLVRPSHELFGMHPRSSQQHLAMDLLLDQEVGIVSLGGRAGTGKSVLALAAALEAVVERNLQQRVIVFRPLFAVGGQELGYLPGSEADKMSPWAAAVYDALESIVGHAVIDEVLGRRLLEVQPLTHIRGRSLSDAFVIIDEAQNLERNVLLTALTRLGRGSKVVLTHDVAQRDNLRVGRFDGIATVIDHLKGDPLFGHITLQRSERSRIASLVAGLLDGRVG from the coding sequence ATGACCCAATCCAGGCGCACCTACGTGCTCGACACTTCTGTTCTGCTCGCCGACCCCACGGCCCTTCAGCGGTTTGCCGAGCACCATGTGGTGTTGCCGCTGGTGGTGCTGACCGAGTTGGAGGGCAAGCGCCACCACCCCGACCTGGGATGGGCGGCCAGACGAACCCTTCGAGCACTAGAGGAGTTGCGGGTCGAACACGGTTCGCTGCTCGAGCACCTTCCGGTGAACGAACAGGGCGGAACGCTGAGAGTCGAGTTGAACCACACCGACACTGGCGCCCTGCCTGCAGCGTTTCGCGTCGACAGCAACGACCACCGAATCCTGTCGGTCGCGAACCACCTGTCGCGGGTGGATGGCGAGTCGGTGGTGTTGGTGTCGAAGGATCTGCCCCTGCGGCTGAAGGCTGGGGTTGTGGGAATCGAGGCGGTGGAATACCGCGAGGCCGAGGTCGACGACGACCACTGGACCGGCTATGTCGACCTCGTAGTCGATTCGGACACGATCGACGAGTTGTACGACGTCGGCTCGGTCGACCTCGACCAGGCCCGTGATCTTCCGTGCAACGCTGGATTGGTGCTGGCCAACGGCTCGCAGTCGGCGTTGGGCCGGGTGCGCGACGACAAGCGGGTGCACCTGGTTCGTCCTTCGCACGAGCTGTTCGGCATGCATCCCCGATCGAGCCAGCAGCATCTGGCCATGGACCTTCTGCTCGACCAGGAGGTGGGCATCGTCAGCTTGGGTGGTCGCGCCGGCACGGGGAAGAGTGTGTTGGCCTTGGCGGCTGCGCTCGAGGCTGTGGTTGAGCGCAACCTGCAACAACGGGTCATCGTGTTTCGCCCGCTGTTCGCCGTGGGTGGCCAGGAGCTGGGCTACTTGCCCGGCAGTGAGGCCGACAAGATGTCTCCCTGGGCGGCAGCGGTATACGACGCACTCGAGTCGATCGTCGGCCACGCCGTCATCGACGAGGTGTTGGGTCGCCGGTTGCTGGAAGTGCAACCGTTGACCCACATCCGGGGCCGCTCGTTGAGCGATGCGTTCGTCATCATCGACGAGGCCCAGAACCTCGAACGCAACGTCTTGTTGACAGCGCTGACCAGGTTGGGTCGGGGCTCGAAGGTGGTGCTAACCCACGATGTCGCTCAACGCGACAACCTGCGCGTCGGCCGCTTCGATGGCATTGCCACGGTCATCGACCACCTCAAGGGCGACCCGTTGTTCGGCCACATCACACTTCAGCGCTCCGAGCGCAGCCGCATTGCCTCGCTGGTTGCTGGTTTGCTCGATGGCAGGGTCGGCTGA
- a CDS encoding ABC transporter substrate-binding protein, with amino-acid sequence MNSRTQWFRIASAILALAVVAVSCGDDSSDTSASTTVADTTAGSQEQVLADRCQANRDAGTITYLSSFDFAAAASILDVIVADAEGYFDDYCLDVEIQPSFAPGNGALVASGGAQLSSAGSFGELVNTNVQGGADLVAIAQYGKTAIEELVVPADSDIVELADLQGATVGIKGDLPYSLQAMLGIAGVERSSLSEPLLDGFDPVAHLALGIDALPVYKSNEPAQLDAAGVEYRVFDPLDFDVPASFAVFFTSSEFLNSHPTAVEDFLRAAFKGFAFAVDNPEMAVGFAFERIDAAGNPFFFSTEGEGFRWITESDLVLATTPAGQGPGLLDTERLGAEIELLTEVGVFDEVPDWQSMIAVGLAEGVYDGTEVVEWENL; translated from the coding sequence TTGAATTCTCGAACCCAGTGGTTCCGTATCGCGTCGGCCATTCTCGCCCTGGCGGTCGTGGCGGTGTCGTGTGGCGACGATTCGTCCGACACCAGCGCCAGCACCACAGTCGCCGACACCACAGCAGGTTCCCAAGAACAGGTGCTGGCCGATCGATGCCAGGCCAACCGCGATGCGGGCACCATCACCTACTTGTCGTCGTTCGATTTCGCCGCCGCGGCTTCGATACTGGACGTCATCGTCGCCGATGCCGAGGGCTATTTCGACGACTACTGCCTCGACGTCGAGATCCAGCCGTCGTTTGCGCCGGGCAACGGGGCCCTAGTCGCCTCCGGAGGGGCCCAGCTCAGTTCGGCCGGCTCGTTCGGTGAGCTGGTCAACACCAACGTTCAGGGCGGCGCCGACCTGGTGGCCATAGCCCAATATGGCAAGACCGCCATCGAAGAGCTCGTGGTTCCGGCCGACAGCGACATCGTCGAACTCGCGGACCTGCAGGGCGCAACGGTTGGCATCAAGGGCGATCTGCCGTATTCGCTCCAGGCGATGCTCGGAATTGCCGGGGTCGAACGTTCGAGCCTGTCTGAGCCCCTGCTCGACGGTTTCGACCCGGTTGCCCATCTGGCGCTCGGAATCGACGCGTTGCCGGTCTACAAGAGCAACGAGCCTGCGCAACTGGACGCGGCCGGGGTCGAGTACCGGGTATTCGACCCGCTCGATTTTGATGTGCCTGCCTCCTTTGCCGTGTTCTTCACCAGCTCCGAGTTCTTGAACTCACACCCCACAGCGGTGGAAGACTTTCTGCGTGCCGCTTTCAAGGGGTTCGCCTTCGCTGTCGACAACCCCGAGATGGCGGTCGGCTTTGCTTTCGAGCGAATCGATGCGGCCGGTAACCCGTTCTTCTTCTCGACCGAGGGCGAGGGGTTCCGCTGGATCACCGAGAGCGACCTGGTGCTCGCTACGACACCTGCCGGACAAGGTCCAGGCCTGCTCGACACCGAACGCCTTGGGGCCGAGATCGAGTTGTTGACCGAGGTCGGTGTGTTCGACGAAGTGCCCGACTGGCAGTCGATGATCGCCGTGGGTCTGGCCGAGGGTGTCTATGACGGCACCGAGGTCGTCGAGTGGGAGAACCTCTGA
- the thrH gene encoding bifunctional phosphoserine phosphatase/homoserine phosphotransferase ThrH gives MPAEPAPQFVVVLDVEGVLTPEIWIAVADRFGADELRRTTKDEPDYAKLMQGRIDTLAGLGLGLSDIQGVIAQLEPLDGAKDFLDRLRSVTQVVLLSDTFEEFIGPLMAKLGFPTILCHRLQVVDDRIVGFVPRIENQKMAAVHGFQAMNYRVVAAGDSFNDLNMIDAADAGFLFRSPPAIVAQRSDLAAFETYDELFCALTQVINAS, from the coding sequence GTGCCCGCCGAGCCCGCACCACAGTTTGTTGTCGTCCTCGACGTCGAAGGCGTCTTGACTCCCGAGATCTGGATCGCCGTCGCCGACCGGTTTGGGGCCGACGAACTGAGGCGCACCACCAAGGACGAGCCCGACTACGCCAAGCTCATGCAGGGTCGTATTGACACCCTCGCGGGTCTGGGGCTGGGCCTGTCCGATATTCAGGGCGTGATCGCCCAACTCGAACCACTCGATGGGGCCAAGGACTTCCTCGATCGGCTTCGGTCGGTTACCCAGGTCGTCTTGTTGTCGGACACCTTCGAGGAGTTCATCGGCCCGCTGATGGCCAAGCTGGGTTTCCCCACCATCTTGTGCCATCGACTGCAGGTCGTCGACGACCGGATCGTCGGCTTCGTGCCTCGCATCGAGAACCAGAAGATGGCGGCCGTGCATGGGTTTCAGGCGATGAACTACCGGGTCGTCGCCGCGGGCGATTCGTTCAACGACCTGAACATGATCGACGCCGCGGACGCCGGCTTCCTGTTTCGGTCGCCTCCGGCGATCGTCGCTCAGCGCAGCGATCTGGCCGCGTTCGAGACTTACGACGAACTGTTCTGTGCGTTGACCCAGGTCATCAACGCCTCCTGA